In Marivirga salinae, a single window of DNA contains:
- a CDS encoding BatD family protein, whose product MKFRLDYFLIIFSIMIFGSFGLMAQDISIELGPDRIALNEAFTITVKVEGETLKSYDKFPEISGLVKRGTSSSSSTNIFNGQVTRSQSITQTYVPEKEGTINIPAFNINVNGKVISSPGKNVEVGPAKQQSRNRRYDPFGSDPFEDFFGRRDEPDEFVNLKEDAFFALTTDKDEIYVGEGVNTTLAFYVSNENRAPLQFHDLTNQLTEILRKVRPNNVWEENFNIENITAEPVNIGGKRYSVYKIFQATFFPLGEQDIVFPKVGLEMIKYQVAKSRSFFGQNRKETFKTFYSKPKTVKVKPLPEHPLKDQVSVGNYELSENINSTELNTGESFQYEFDVRGKGNISGITEPQVIDKKELEIYSPDVSENITRSGVSVRGSKAFRYYMIPKEPGEYDLSEYFQFIFFNTSTNKYDTLKSNYNIKVIGESMANVNIEQASSDGLFYDRIDEVSNQLQSHQTTEIWKWVFNIFLIVAFSLSLFILLKKS is encoded by the coding sequence ATGAAGTTTAGGTTAGACTATTTTTTAATTATATTTTCAATAATGATTTTTGGTAGTTTTGGGCTGATGGCACAAGACATTTCTATTGAGCTAGGACCAGATAGAATTGCTTTAAATGAGGCTTTTACTATCACTGTAAAGGTTGAGGGAGAGACTTTAAAATCTTATGATAAGTTTCCTGAGATCTCTGGTTTAGTGAAAAGAGGTACTTCAAGTAGTTCGTCTACTAATATCTTTAATGGGCAGGTAACAAGAAGTCAAAGTATTACGCAAACCTATGTTCCAGAAAAGGAAGGTACTATCAATATACCAGCCTTCAATATTAATGTGAATGGAAAAGTCATAAGCTCTCCTGGAAAAAATGTAGAAGTAGGTCCAGCAAAGCAACAAAGCCGAAATAGGAGATACGACCCTTTCGGAAGTGATCCATTTGAGGATTTCTTCGGAAGAAGAGATGAACCAGATGAATTTGTTAATTTGAAAGAGGATGCATTTTTTGCTTTAACCACTGATAAAGATGAGATATATGTTGGGGAGGGAGTCAATACTACTTTAGCATTTTATGTTTCAAATGAGAATAGAGCACCGCTTCAGTTTCATGACTTAACAAATCAACTGACTGAAATTTTACGTAAAGTCAGACCAAATAATGTTTGGGAAGAGAATTTTAATATTGAAAACATCACAGCGGAGCCTGTCAATATTGGTGGAAAACGATATAGTGTTTATAAAATATTTCAGGCCACCTTTTTTCCTTTAGGTGAGCAGGATATAGTGTTTCCGAAAGTTGGATTGGAAATGATCAAATATCAGGTGGCTAAAAGCAGAAGTTTTTTTGGGCAGAATAGGAAAGAAACGTTCAAAACTTTCTATTCCAAACCCAAAACAGTTAAAGTAAAGCCATTGCCTGAGCATCCATTAAAAGACCAAGTCTCGGTTGGGAATTATGAGTTGTCTGAAAATATTAATTCTACTGAATTGAATACAGGAGAAAGTTTTCAATATGAATTTGATGTTAGAGGGAAAGGGAATATTTCAGGAATAACGGAACCTCAAGTGATTGATAAAAAGGAATTAGAAATCTATTCGCCTGATGTAAGTGAAAACATAACCAGAAGTGGAGTTTCAGTAAGAGGTTCAAAAGCATTTCGATACTATATGATTCCTAAAGAACCAGGAGAATACGATTTATCGGAATATTTTCAGTTCATATTTTTTAATACTTCAACCAATAAATATGATACTTTAAAATCTAATTACAATATAAAAGTGATTGGTGAAAGCATGGCTAACGTAAATATCGAGCAAGCTTCGTCTGATGGGTTGTTCTATGATAGAATTGATGAGGTGTCCAATCAGTTACAATCACATCAAACCACAGAAATCTGGAAATGGGTGTTTAACATATTTCTTATAGTGGCTTTTTCACTTTCCTTGTTCATCTTACTTAAAAAGTCCTAA
- a CDS encoding FAD:protein FMN transferase, whose translation MNNRKKNSIYSLILIAVVAIVWFYRDSQKPETEKLPYIFISGEAQGTTYNITYSDVENRNFKAAVDSILHQFDLSLSTYVKSSEIVRFNKSDSFKFESPFFYPVLEKSKEIYEASEGAFDPTVYPLIEAWGFGPEKVDFPDSSRIEEIKEYVGFEHINFNKQRVVKEKEKVSLDFNAIAQGYSIDVVFEFLEAQGIENMMVELGGELRVKGKNENEDLWAIGIDDPKIESGQQASRVAIIKLDNEAISTSGNYRKFFVHEGEKYGHSINPKTGYPIQRDIISSTVVAPTCMEADAWSTAFMVTGLEKAKEILTTQNHLKAFFIYEDENGVLKQFNTENIGENIILE comes from the coding sequence ATGAACAATAGGAAGAAAAATTCAATCTATTCATTGATATTAATTGCAGTAGTGGCAATTGTTTGGTTTTATAGGGATAGCCAAAAGCCTGAAACTGAAAAATTGCCTTATATTTTTATTTCAGGAGAAGCACAAGGCACTACCTACAACATCACCTATTCAGATGTAGAAAACAGAAATTTCAAAGCTGCAGTGGATTCAATTCTGCATCAATTTGACTTAAGTTTATCCACTTATGTGAAGAGCTCTGAGATTGTAAGATTTAACAAATCAGATAGCTTCAAATTTGAATCTCCCTTTTTTTATCCTGTTCTAGAAAAATCGAAAGAAATCTATGAAGCTTCAGAAGGAGCTTTTGACCCAACTGTTTATCCATTGATAGAAGCTTGGGGATTTGGTCCAGAAAAAGTGGACTTCCCAGATAGCAGCCGAATAGAAGAAATAAAAGAATATGTGGGTTTCGAACACATTAATTTCAATAAGCAGCGAGTTGTAAAAGAAAAAGAAAAAGTATCTCTAGACTTTAACGCTATAGCACAAGGCTATTCTATTGATGTCGTTTTTGAATTCTTAGAAGCTCAAGGAATTGAGAACATGATGGTAGAATTAGGAGGGGAATTGAGAGTGAAGGGAAAGAATGAGAATGAAGATTTATGGGCGATAGGTATTGATGATCCTAAAATAGAAAGTGGTCAACAAGCTTCAAGAGTTGCCATTATAAAATTAGATAATGAAGCCATTTCCACATCAGGAAATTACAGGAAATTTTTCGTACATGAAGGTGAGAAATATGGACATAGCATCAATCCAAAAACAGGCTACCCGATTCAAAGAGACATTATTAGCTCAACAGTAGTTGCACCAACATGTATGGAAGCAGATGCATGGTCCACTGCTTTTATGGTTACTGGATTGGAAAAAGCAAAGGAAATTCTGACTACACAAAATCATCTGAAAGCCTTTTTCATTTATGAAGATGAAAATGGTGTTCTAAAGCAATTCAATACTGAAAATATAGGGGAAAATATCATACTAGAATAA
- a CDS encoding class I SAM-dependent methyltransferase, producing MVQEKKEGFNEWFGSPYYHILYKNRDDKEAKFFLTNLLNHLKIPKEAKLLDVACGSGRHSIFLNKKGFEVEGIDLSERNIALAKVHDNEKLQFHIHDMRKSLKENYFDYAFNLFTSFGFFKSEEENQKCISSISDSLKNGGVFTLDFLNPYRVIHNLVKEEVKTIDGIEFHLKRHFDGENIIKEIKFNADGKEYEFEERVKAVRRLSFLEFFRNANFMLLQTFGDYELNEYEPESSERMIFIVKKL from the coding sequence ATGGTTCAAGAGAAAAAAGAAGGCTTCAATGAATGGTTTGGTTCTCCCTATTATCACATTCTATATAAAAATAGAGACGATAAAGAAGCTAAATTCTTCCTTACCAATTTACTGAATCATTTAAAAATCCCAAAAGAGGCAAAATTATTGGATGTTGCTTGTGGTAGTGGAAGACATTCTATTTTTTTGAACAAAAAAGGTTTTGAAGTAGAAGGAATCGATCTTTCAGAAAGAAATATTGCATTGGCAAAAGTACATGATAATGAAAAATTGCAATTCCATATTCATGATATGCGCAAAAGCCTAAAGGAAAATTATTTCGATTACGCTTTCAACCTGTTTACTAGTTTTGGTTTTTTCAAATCGGAGGAAGAAAACCAAAAATGCATTAGTTCGATTTCAGATTCACTTAAAAATGGGGGCGTATTTACCTTAGATTTTCTGAATCCATACAGGGTAATTCATAATCTGGTGAAAGAAGAAGTCAAAACTATTGACGGCATTGAATTTCACCTGAAAAGACATTTTGATGGAGAAAATATCATTAAAGAAATCAAATTTAATGCTGATGGTAAAGAATATGAATTTGAAGAAAGAGTAAAAGCTGTTAGAAGATTATCCTTTTTGGAATTTTTTCGTAATGCTAACTTTATGCTTTTGCAAACCTTTGGCGATTACGAACTAAATGAATATGAACCCGAGTCTTCCGAACGCATGATATTTATTGTGAAGAAATTATGA
- a CDS encoding ZIP family metal transporter, with the protein MISNTIILFLLTFGAGYLVFFIPKVNNSFFKLALVFAGAYLFSVTVIHILPEIFSQGENVAYISLYVLAGFFVQVILEYFSEGVEHGHLHNIEGHHHHGQNKWLGLLIALSIHAFLEGTLLAHPDTIHSHDSTNSVFFGILMHKMPAAFALMSVLICHLKTKWKTVLILVIFSLASPAGLGLSHLLHDAEIFSDRVFLILFAIVSGNFLHISTTIFFESSPDHSFNFKKLFISLLGALIAVLAEFSF; encoded by the coding sequence ATGATTAGTAATACTATAATATTGTTTTTACTCACTTTTGGGGCTGGCTACCTAGTGTTTTTTATTCCAAAAGTGAATAATTCATTTTTCAAATTGGCACTAGTATTTGCAGGAGCTTATCTGTTTTCAGTTACTGTAATTCATATTTTACCAGAAATATTTTCGCAAGGTGAAAATGTTGCTTATATCAGTTTATATGTCCTTGCAGGTTTTTTCGTTCAAGTAATTTTAGAATATTTTTCCGAAGGCGTAGAGCATGGTCATTTGCATAATATTGAGGGTCATCATCATCATGGGCAAAATAAATGGCTGGGATTGTTAATTGCCTTATCAATTCATGCTTTTTTAGAAGGCACGTTATTGGCTCATCCTGACACAATACATTCGCACGACAGCACTAACTCCGTATTCTTTGGAATATTAATGCACAAAATGCCAGCTGCATTTGCGCTAATGTCAGTTTTGATTTGTCATTTAAAAACGAAATGGAAGACTGTTTTAATATTAGTCATTTTCAGTTTGGCAAGTCCTGCAGGTTTAGGTCTTAGTCATCTTTTACACGATGCTGAAATATTCTCAGATAGAGTCTTCCTTATACTCTTTGCTATTGTTTCAGGAAACTTTTTACATATTTCCACTACTATCTTTTTTGAAAGTAGCCCAGATCATAGCTTTAATTTCAAGAAATTATTTATCTCTCTTCTAGGGGCACTGATTGCGGTATTGGCTGAGTTTTCGTTTTAA
- a CDS encoding DUF6962 family protein encodes MIEHTYIEFMGLELADPLTFISDILMAAFCAYFGHKLFYEFNSKYAKLTAFFFLFLGFSAFLGGTAHLLDLYLGKNPHLIAWTMQGVSILFFQLASLRLIDSAKIKVFLKGLIFAFFGIFLFQVFTVQHFDVVKMNSIVGLIGFVSIIHLLQYFQERDIAYLRIPLAIALFAVPAMIHGFNIYLNKWIDQNVISHLLLLPCYYLLYSTLKQVAIIKTKTQPIPQSVPLEER; translated from the coding sequence TTGATTGAACATACCTACATTGAGTTTATGGGATTGGAGCTAGCTGATCCCTTAACTTTCATCAGTGATATTTTGATGGCAGCTTTTTGTGCCTATTTTGGACATAAGCTTTTTTATGAATTCAATTCCAAATACGCAAAATTAACTGCTTTCTTTTTCTTGTTTCTAGGGTTTTCAGCCTTTCTAGGTGGAACCGCTCATTTACTGGATCTTTATTTAGGTAAAAATCCACATCTAATTGCTTGGACAATGCAAGGTGTTTCAATTTTATTCTTCCAGTTGGCTAGTTTAAGATTAATAGATTCGGCTAAAATTAAAGTCTTTTTAAAAGGATTGATATTTGCTTTTTTTGGAATATTTCTTTTTCAGGTTTTTACTGTTCAGCATTTTGATGTAGTGAAGATGAATTCTATTGTTGGCTTAATAGGTTTTGTATCTATAATTCATCTTTTACAATATTTTCAAGAACGAGATATTGCTTATCTTAGAATCCCATTAGCTATTGCTTTATTTGCAGTCCCCGCCATGATTCATGGGTTTAATATTTATTTAAATAAATGGATTGATCAAAATGTAATTAGCCATTTACTTTTGTTGCCTTGCTATTATTTACTTTATAGTACCTTAAAACAAGTAGCAATAATTAAAACGAAAACTCAGCCAATACCGCAATCAGTGCCCCTAGAAGAGAGATAA
- the aspS gene encoding aspartate--tRNA ligase — translation MHRTHHCGELRIENKGEKVILSGWVQRVRNKGGLLWIDLRDRYGITQLLCEEGKTNEDILKTARKVGREFVLQAKGEVLERFSKNDKMATGEIEISLEELKILNAAKTPPFTIEDDTDGGEELRMQYRYLDLRRPAVREKLKLRHQLMQATRRFMDSAGFLEVETPVLIKSTPEGARDFVVPSRVHEGEFYALPQSPQTFKQLLMVSGFDKYFQIVKCFRDEDLRADRQPEFTQIDCEMSFVEQEDILNTFEEMVKYLFKEVKGVEIDDFERMTYDQAMKLYGSDKPDIRFGMPFVELNEHAQGKGFNVFDQAELVVGINVPGAAEYTRKQLDALTEYVKRPQIGAKGLVYVKCNEDGSFKSSVDKFYSQEDLNAWAEAAEAKAGDLLLVLSGDIDHTRRAMNELRLKMGTELGLRDRNVFKPLWVLDFPLLEWDEETKRFHAMHHPFTSPKPEDMEFIESDPGRIRANAYDMVINGVEIGGGSIRIHDKSLQQKMFKALGFTEEEAQKQFGFLMEAFEYGAPPHGGIAFGFDRLCAMFGGSDSIRDYIAFPKNNAGRDVMIDSPATISPEQLKELHLSIK, via the coding sequence ATGCATAGGACACATCATTGCGGAGAATTAAGAATAGAAAATAAAGGTGAAAAAGTAATATTGAGCGGTTGGGTACAGCGTGTACGTAACAAAGGCGGTTTATTATGGATAGATTTGCGTGACCGCTATGGAATTACACAGCTTTTATGTGAAGAAGGCAAAACAAACGAAGATATTCTTAAGACTGCCCGAAAAGTAGGTAGAGAATTTGTTCTACAGGCAAAAGGCGAGGTGCTGGAACGCTTCTCCAAAAATGATAAAATGGCTACTGGAGAAATAGAAATATCTCTTGAGGAGTTAAAAATCCTAAATGCTGCTAAAACTCCTCCTTTCACTATAGAAGATGATACTGATGGTGGAGAAGAATTAAGAATGCAATACCGTTATTTGGACTTAAGAAGACCTGCAGTACGGGAAAAGCTTAAGCTGCGTCACCAATTAATGCAAGCCACCCGTAGATTTATGGATAGCGCAGGATTCTTAGAAGTAGAAACACCTGTTTTAATAAAATCTACTCCTGAGGGAGCACGTGATTTTGTAGTTCCTTCCCGTGTGCATGAAGGTGAATTTTATGCTTTGCCACAATCACCGCAGACTTTCAAGCAATTGTTGATGGTCTCTGGTTTCGATAAATATTTTCAGATTGTGAAATGTTTCAGAGATGAGGATTTACGTGCTGACCGTCAGCCAGAATTTACTCAAATTGACTGTGAAATGTCATTTGTGGAGCAAGAAGACATTTTGAACACTTTCGAGGAAATGGTAAAATATCTTTTCAAAGAAGTGAAAGGTGTTGAAATTGATGATTTTGAAAGAATGACATACGATCAGGCTATGAAACTTTATGGTTCTGATAAGCCTGATATTAGATTTGGAATGCCTTTCGTAGAATTAAATGAACATGCGCAAGGCAAAGGGTTTAATGTATTTGATCAAGCGGAGTTAGTGGTAGGAATAAATGTTCCTGGTGCAGCAGAATATACTCGTAAGCAATTGGATGCTTTAACCGAATATGTGAAGCGTCCACAAATTGGAGCGAAAGGATTGGTTTATGTGAAATGCAATGAAGATGGAAGCTTCAAATCTTCTGTAGATAAATTTTACAGCCAAGAAGATCTTAACGCTTGGGCAGAAGCTGCTGAAGCAAAAGCCGGGGATTTACTCTTAGTACTTAGTGGTGATATTGATCACACTAGAAGAGCAATGAATGAATTACGTTTGAAAATGGGTACTGAATTAGGCTTGAGAGATAGAAATGTTTTCAAACCACTTTGGGTATTAGATTTCCCTCTTTTGGAATGGGATGAAGAAACGAAGAGATTTCATGCCATGCACCATCCGTTTACCAGTCCTAAGCCAGAGGATATGGAATTCATTGAATCTGATCCAGGAAGAATCAGAGCAAATGCATACGATATGGTGATCAATGGAGTTGAAATTGGAGGAGGAAGTATCAGGATTCATGATAAGTCTTTACAGCAAAAAATGTTCAAGGCTTTAGGCTTTACAGAAGAGGAAGCTCAAAAGCAGTTTGGGTTCTTGATGGAAGCCTTTGAATACGGTGCACCACCACACGGAGGGATAGCCTTTGGATTTGATAGATTATGCGCCATGTTTGGTGGTTCTGATTCAATCAGAGATTATATCGCATTTCCTAAAAACAATGCTGGAAGAGATGTAATGATTGATTCACCAGCCACAATTTCTCCAGAACAATTGAAAGAACTGCACTTAAGTATAAAATAA
- a CDS encoding DsbA family protein has protein sequence MEKAKLLYFYDPLCGWCFGFSPVIKKLEKEFQEQVAFEAISGGMVLGDRVKPLSEMKEYLKEAMPRLEEMTGVKFGKPYLDILEEGSLMLNSELPCIAMTVYKSMTNKSSIEFASALQSTLYEQGINLNEVENYRTLIESFDLPWEVFKSKLEDPAYKEKTYQEFQIGQQMGIGGFPSVVLSIGNQGYLIARGYRSESEMKAVIEEILSKETADSK, from the coding sequence ATGGAAAAAGCAAAATTATTATACTTCTACGATCCTTTATGCGGATGGTGTTTTGGATTCAGTCCAGTGATTAAAAAATTGGAAAAGGAATTTCAAGAGCAAGTAGCTTTTGAAGCCATCAGCGGTGGAATGGTGCTTGGAGATAGAGTGAAGCCATTAAGCGAAATGAAAGAGTATCTAAAGGAAGCTATGCCTCGTTTAGAAGAAATGACAGGTGTGAAGTTTGGGAAACCTTATTTGGATATTTTGGAGGAAGGAAGCTTAATGCTTAATTCTGAATTGCCTTGTATCGCTATGACGGTTTATAAATCTATGACCAATAAATCTAGCATTGAGTTTGCCTCAGCTTTGCAATCAACTTTATATGAACAGGGTATAAATCTTAATGAAGTTGAAAATTACAGAACACTTATAGAAAGTTTTGATTTACCTTGGGAGGTTTTCAAAAGTAAATTGGAAGATCCTGCTTACAAAGAAAAAACATATCAAGAATTTCAAATTGGTCAACAGATGGGGATTGGAGGTTTCCCCTCTGTGGTCTTAAGCATTGGCAATCAAGGTTATCTAATTGCAAGAGGCTATAGATCAGAGTCAGAAATGAAAGCTGTAATTGAAGAAATTTTAAGCAAAGAAACGGCAGATTCAAAATAA
- a CDS encoding M23 family metallopeptidase codes for MKSFLFLLIYTFYSSFLLAQDKPIKIFYKKSDEGFVFYANNNESVPYTVKIDFQKMENLSSSSGEKSFIRTIPANAASQEVLKLKKNEETKGTSFDFNFLYNIGDPSLTIDEDYPYLLPYKHGKRVRIGQGNNGSGTHRGVNAIDFNLEIGDSIYAARNGLVIEVSEDSNVGGNDPKFEKYGNFIKVYHDDGTVGSYVHLQKNGSLVEKGDKIEKGQFIGLSGNTGWSSGPHLHFMVAKNQNFKNITLPIKFLNYKEELFIPRESNSYYAYHPEKPDFEVQDSFQESQFEAEMKPSDLNNKIKFDTENYGDYVLIYVNNGMNTEMRGILKLELKNLISTKKLPYKFTVPAKTKMYLLALSPDNSADSFGYQLSGEFN; via the coding sequence ATGAAAAGCTTCTTATTTTTACTTATCTATACTTTTTATTCAAGCTTTCTGCTAGCCCAAGATAAGCCAATTAAAATATTTTATAAAAAATCTGATGAAGGCTTTGTGTTCTATGCAAATAACAATGAATCAGTTCCTTATACGGTTAAGATTGATTTTCAGAAAATGGAAAATTTATCTTCTAGCTCAGGAGAGAAAAGTTTCATCAGAACTATTCCAGCAAATGCCGCGAGTCAAGAGGTTTTGAAGTTGAAAAAAAATGAGGAAACTAAGGGTACTTCCTTTGACTTCAATTTTCTTTATAATATAGGTGATCCATCACTTACAATTGATGAAGATTATCCATATCTATTGCCCTATAAGCATGGGAAAAGGGTCAGAATAGGGCAAGGGAATAATGGCTCAGGGACACATAGAGGGGTAAATGCCATCGACTTTAATTTAGAAATTGGAGACAGTATCTATGCTGCAAGAAATGGCTTAGTGATAGAAGTTAGTGAAGATTCTAATGTGGGAGGCAATGACCCGAAATTTGAAAAATATGGTAATTTTATTAAAGTTTATCATGACGATGGGACGGTTGGAAGCTATGTTCATTTGCAAAAAAATGGGAGTTTAGTTGAAAAAGGAGATAAAATTGAAAAAGGGCAATTCATTGGCCTCAGTGGTAATACTGGTTGGAGCTCTGGGCCTCACCTTCATTTTATGGTTGCTAAAAATCAGAATTTTAAAAATATTACTTTGCCAATAAAGTTTTTAAATTATAAAGAGGAATTATTTATACCTAGAGAATCGAATAGCTATTATGCATACCATCCTGAAAAACCTGATTTTGAAGTTCAGGATAGCTTTCAGGAATCACAGTTTGAAGCTGAAATGAAGCCTTCCGACTTAAATAATAAAATTAAATTTGATACAGAGAATTATGGGGACTACGTGTTAATTTATGTTAATAACGGAATGAATACAGAAATGAGAGGTATTTTAAAATTGGAATTGAAAAATCTCATTAGTACTAAAAAATTACCCTATAAATTTACCGTTCCAGCTAAAACAAAAATGTATTTATTGGCATTAAGCCCTGACAATAGTGCTGATTCTTTTGGTTATCAACTTTCTGGAGAATTTAATTAG
- a CDS encoding porin family protein: MKKIFIVFILFLCLISTKEIKGQSYLGVKGGANIPFVNFTDFTNRPISTRFPTAYFVSQTFGISYRYMQNDKIGIQLDLNYSTKGWGQNTLDSTNTFYTNTVITEINYLEMPFYLHWEVFGKEKFKFFVDAGVYVAWALNSSTTIENDQDLDQVQIYYSPDRDNRGDFGINAGVGFSYDFSLFILQLDGSFKSGFANILPVNHFIRENPTTSTNQVTAIQLSLLFPLSKESK, translated from the coding sequence ATGAAAAAGATATTTATAGTTTTCATACTTTTTTTATGTCTAATTTCTACAAAAGAAATTAAGGGCCAATCCTACTTGGGTGTAAAAGGAGGTGCTAATATTCCTTTTGTAAATTTCACTGATTTTACCAATAGACCTATTTCAACCAGATTTCCAACTGCTTATTTTGTAAGTCAAACTTTTGGGATTTCATACCGCTACATGCAAAATGATAAGATTGGGATTCAATTAGATTTAAACTATTCTACCAAAGGTTGGGGACAAAACACTCTGGATTCAACCAATACTTTCTATACTAATACTGTTATTACAGAAATAAATTATTTAGAAATGCCTTTCTATTTGCATTGGGAGGTGTTTGGTAAAGAAAAATTTAAATTCTTTGTAGATGCCGGAGTTTATGTGGCATGGGCATTAAATTCTTCCACTACAATTGAAAACGATCAGGATTTGGATCAGGTTCAAATTTATTATTCTCCAGATAGAGATAATAGAGGCGACTTTGGGATTAATGCTGGAGTAGGGTTTTCCTATGATTTTTCTCTATTTATTCTGCAATTGGACGGAAGTTTCAAATCTGGATTTGCAAATATTCTTCCTGTTAACCACTTTATTAGGGAGAACCCTACTACATCTACAAATCAAGTAACCGCCATTCAATTAAGCTTATTGTTTCCTCTTTCTAAAGAATCAAAATAG
- the hemA gene encoding glutamyl-tRNA reductase encodes MKENFKAISLSFKNAPIEIREQVSLNDGAIGRLLNYFKEFTSVSDVLVLSTCNRTEVYYFNEEELSEDIIKLIGIEKGISDFDSFKPYFEIINEHEPAVERLFRVSMGLEAQVVGDIQISNQVKRAYQLSADLQLAGPFLHRLMHTIFFTNKRVVQETPFRDGAASVSYAATELVKTLTADIKNPRVLVVGVGEIGEDVCRNLVGDTRLSVKITNRTEDKAKVLAAECNFEVHPYTELWDGVQDADIIISSVGASEPIFTKEKVDALDILSFKYFIDLSVPRSVSNEVEENPAALVYNVDSVKSKADEALEKRIKAIPQVEEIIEESMDEFNDWSKEMAVSPTINNLKNALEQIRQEELARYLKDIESEDCKIVDKVTKSMMQKILKLPVLQLKAACKRGEEETLIGVLNDLFNLEKDTLKK; translated from the coding sequence ATGAAAGAAAATTTCAAAGCAATAAGTTTATCATTCAAAAATGCCCCTATTGAAATTAGGGAACAAGTCTCTCTTAATGATGGGGCTATTGGTAGGTTATTGAACTATTTCAAAGAGTTTACTTCAGTTTCCGATGTTTTGGTGCTCTCGACTTGCAACAGAACAGAGGTATATTATTTCAATGAAGAGGAGCTTTCTGAAGATATCATAAAATTAATAGGGATTGAAAAAGGAATTAGTGATTTTGATTCATTTAAACCCTATTTTGAAATTATTAACGAGCATGAACCTGCAGTTGAACGTCTCTTTAGAGTTTCAATGGGCTTAGAAGCTCAAGTTGTAGGTGATATTCAAATTTCAAATCAAGTTAAAAGAGCTTATCAGCTTTCGGCTGATTTACAATTGGCTGGTCCTTTCTTGCATCGTTTGATGCATACTATTTTCTTCACTAATAAAAGAGTGGTACAAGAAACTCCATTTAGAGATGGGGCAGCATCAGTATCTTATGCAGCTACTGAATTAGTAAAAACCTTAACAGCGGATATTAAAAATCCAAGAGTTTTGGTCGTTGGTGTAGGTGAAATAGGAGAGGATGTTTGCCGGAATCTTGTAGGAGATACAAGACTTTCTGTTAAAATTACCAACAGAACAGAAGATAAGGCTAAGGTATTAGCAGCTGAATGTAATTTTGAAGTTCATCCTTATACCGAATTGTGGGACGGAGTTCAAGATGCAGATATAATTATCTCCTCAGTTGGGGCTTCAGAACCCATCTTTACGAAGGAAAAAGTTGATGCTTTAGATATTTTAAGTTTTAAGTATTTTATAGATTTATCTGTTCCTCGTTCAGTAAGTAACGAGGTAGAGGAAAACCCTGCAGCATTGGTTTACAATGTAGATAGTGTGAAAAGTAAAGCGGATGAAGCCTTAGAGAAACGAATTAAAGCTATTCCACAAGTAGAAGAAATCATTGAGGAATCAATGGATGAATTCAATGACTGGTCAAAAGAAATGGCAGTTTCTCCAACTATTAATAATCTGAAAAATGCATTAGAGCAGATACGACAAGAAGAACTTGCTCGTTATCTTAAAGATATTGAAAGCGAAGACTGTAAAATTGTAGATAAGGTGACTAAAAGCATGATGCAGAAAATACTTAAACTTCCAGTTTTACAACTGAAAGCCGCTTGCAAAAGAGGTGAAGAAGAAACCTTAATTGGTGTTTTGAACGATTTATTTAATCTTGAGAAAGATACTTTAAAAAAGTAA